One genomic segment of Candidatus Nezhaarchaeota archaeon includes these proteins:
- a CDS encoding 3-isopropylmalate dehydratase large subunit, with amino-acid sequence MKTLTEKILSRASGTDVSPGDVIEVEVDLVAFHDLTGYHVIEVMDKVGARKVSKPENLVIAFDHLVPPPDVKSAEIQQAVRSFARELKLPNFHDVGYGILHQVLVERYVMPGQVVVVADSHASTSGALGAFAQGMGASDVAAIVMTGRTWLTVPQPFKLVLDGEPRQWITGKEVSLELLRVFKADYFVGTSIEVFVNEPSKFPMDYRLTVANMGIEMNADSLIFIPDEVTRSYIESMRNVKLSKVEKPDPGAKYVDEYTLQLNNVDFLVAAPSSVDNVKSVRELSNVEVDMVFIGSCTNGRLSDLEIAAKIMRGKKVKTRCIVIPASWSVFKKALELGYIQTLVEAGCVVTYGTCGPCIGGHFGVAGPNEVVVSTSNRNFVGRMGSPQSKVYLSGPAVAAATAIAGRIAEPSEVL; translated from the coding sequence ATGAAGACCCTAACTGAGAAGATACTTAGCAGGGCCTCAGGAACCGACGTCTCGCCAGGCGATGTGATCGAAGTTGAAGTTGACCTGGTAGCTTTCCACGATCTAACAGGTTACCACGTAATAGAGGTCATGGATAAGGTTGGAGCGAGGAAGGTTAGCAAGCCTGAAAACCTCGTGATAGCGTTCGATCACCTAGTGCCACCACCAGATGTTAAGAGCGCCGAAATACAGCAAGCAGTGAGGAGCTTTGCGAGAGAGCTTAAGCTACCAAACTTCCACGATGTAGGCTACGGAATTCTCCACCAAGTCCTAGTAGAAAGATATGTCATGCCAGGTCAAGTCGTTGTGGTCGCTGATAGCCACGCCTCAACGTCTGGAGCACTTGGAGCCTTCGCTCAAGGAATGGGTGCGAGCGACGTAGCCGCCATAGTCATGACCGGTAGAACTTGGCTAACGGTCCCCCAACCCTTCAAGCTCGTCCTGGATGGTGAGCCAAGGCAGTGGATAACAGGGAAGGAGGTTTCGCTAGAGCTGCTTAGAGTGTTTAAGGCAGATTACTTCGTAGGTACGTCAATAGAAGTCTTCGTTAATGAGCCCAGCAAATTCCCAATGGATTATAGGCTAACCGTGGCAAACATGGGCATTGAGATGAATGCTGACTCTCTAATCTTCATACCAGATGAAGTGACTCGAAGCTACATAGAATCTATGAGGAACGTGAAGTTATCTAAGGTCGAGAAGCCAGATCCAGGCGCGAAGTACGTTGATGAGTACACTCTCCAGCTAAACAATGTGGACTTCCTAGTGGCTGCACCGAGTAGCGTTGACAATGTTAAGAGCGTTCGAGAGCTCTCTAACGTTGAAGTCGACATGGTCTTCATAGGATCCTGCACCAATGGAAGGTTAAGCGACCTTGAGATAGCTGCTAAGATAATGAGGGGTAAGAAGGTTAAGACCAGGTGTATAGTCATACCGGCTTCCTGGAGCGTCTTCAAGAAGGCATTAGAGCTAGGATACATACAGACCCTCGTCGAAGCAGGTTGCGTAGTCACTTATGGAACCTGTGGACCCTGCATAGGGGGACACTTTGGAGTAGCTGGACCAAACGAGGTTGTAGTTTCCACTTCAAATAGAAACTTCGTAGGTAGGATGGGTAGTCCACAGTCAAAAGTTTATTTGTCAGGTCCAGCTGTAGCTGCAGCTACAGCTATAGCTGGTAGAATAGCTGAGCCGAGTGAGGTGCTATGA
- a CDS encoding 3-isopropylmalate dehydratase small subunit → MIIEGKVIKLGDKIDTDVIIPAKYLKSTDPQYLAQHVLEPIDPEFHKKAQGAIIVAGKVFGMGSSREQAAIAIKAAGVRAVVAESFARIFYRNAINNGLPAIACPGVTKEVEDGDLISVNVETGEIKVGCRVIKGKGVSGMALEILKAGGLIDYLKKRLR, encoded by the coding sequence ATGATAATCGAGGGCAAGGTAATCAAGTTGGGAGACAAGATAGACACCGACGTAATAATACCAGCTAAGTACTTGAAGTCGACGGACCCTCAATACCTGGCTCAACACGTTCTAGAGCCAATAGATCCAGAATTCCACAAGAAAGCTCAGGGAGCAATAATAGTTGCTGGGAAGGTTTTTGGAATGGGCTCATCGAGAGAGCAGGCAGCCATAGCCATAAAGGCTGCTGGAGTAAGAGCTGTTGTAGCTGAGTCCTTTGCTAGGATATTCTACAGGAACGCGATAAATAACGGCTTGCCGGCAATAGCATGTCCTGGAGTAACCAAGGAGGTGGAGGATGGGGACCTCATTTCAGTAAACGTGGAGACTGGAGAGATCAAGGTAGGATGTAGGGTTATTAAGGGAAAAGGAGTAAGCGGAATGGCCCTCGAAATACTGAAAGCTGGAGGACTCATAGATTATCTAAAAAAGAGATTGCGATAA